CCTTTGGTGCTCGTAAGGTGCGGGCGCGGGCTGGCGCCGCTTGATGCTAGGTCTTGCTTGCTGCCTTGCCCGCCGCTTGGGTCAGCGGGACGTGGGTGGTGCAGGCGCAATCGCCGTTGACGATGGTCGCCAACCGCTGCACGTGCGTGCCGAGTACCTCGGCCATGGCCTCCCGCTCGGCCTCGCACAGCTCCGGGAATTCCTCGGCGACATGCGATACCGGGCAGTGGTGCTGGCAGATCTGTACGCCGTGCAGCGGCGGACCGACCCGCGTCGTGGTGGCCACGTAACCGGCCTTGGTCAGCGCGCCGGCCACCCGCTCGGCGGCCGCCTCGACGTCGGCGTCACCGGCACCGGCAGCGGGCTGCACGTCGGCCAGGATCGTGTCGATGCGGCGCCGGGCGAACGCCTGCAGCGCGCCCTGTCCCCCGATTTCCCGGAGCTGGCGCATGGCCGCGGCCGCCAGATCGTCGTAGGCGTGGTCCAGCTTGGCCCGCCCGGCCGCCGTCAGCCGGAAGCGCTTGGCGGGCCGTCCCCGGCCGGCCTGCTGCCACGCCGCGGCGGGCGCGGACTCCGCGTCCCCGGCGTCGACCAGCGCGTCGAGGTGGCGCCGTACACCGGCCGCCGCCAGGCCCAGCCGGTCGCAGATCTCGCTGACCGTGATCGAGCCGGATTCCAGCAGCAGCCGCACGATGGCGCGGCGGGTCTGTCCATCCGGCACCCCAGCGAGAGCCGCCGCACCGATCGCGGGCGCGGCCTCATCCTGAGAAGTCCGGATTTTCACAACACCAGTGTGACGCAATTCCGGAAATCGGTCCAGGAAGGGTGCCCTCACCACCCGAACACGCCGGACCGGCGGCCCGGCATCGGGCCGCTACCCGAAGGCATGCCGCTACGCTGCACTGATGGCAGCGCGCCAACACACGCTGAGCTCGTCGATCGCCAGCTTGCATGGCGACGAGCAGGCGGTGGGTTCACCGCTGAATGAGACGGAACTCACCGCTCTTGCGCGCACCCGCTTGTTCGGCGCGACCGGGACCGTCCTGATGGGGATCGGCGCCCTGGGCGCCGGGGCCCGCCCGGTCGTGCAGGATCCGACATTCGGCGTTCGCCTGTTGAACCTGCCATCCCGCATCCAGACGGTGTCACTGACGATGACGACCGTCGGGGCGGTCATGATGACCCTGGCCTGGCTGATGCTGGGCCGGTTCGCGCTCGGCAAGCGGCAGATGTCGCGCGGCGAGCTGGATCGCACCCTGCTGCTGTGGATGCTGCCGCTGCTGATCGCGCCGCCGATGTACAGCAAGGACGTCTACTCCTATTTGGCGCAGAGCCAGATTTCGCTCGAGGGCCTCGATCCCTACCAAGTCGGTCCGGCGTCCGGTCTCGGCCTCGGCCACGTCTTCACCCTCTCGGTGCCCAGCGTGTGGCGGGAGACGCCGGCACCCTATGGCCCGTTGTTCTTATGGATCGGCCGCGGCATCTCGGCCCTGACCGGCGAGAACATCGTCGCCGCGGTGCTCTGCCACCGCCTGGTGGTGCTCGCCGGGGTGGCGATGATCGTGTGGGCGACGCCGCGGCTGGCCCGCCGCTGCGGGGTCGCCGAGGTCAGTGCGCTGTGGCTGGGCGTGGCTAACCCGCTGCTGCTGATGCACCTGGTGGCGGGCATCCACAACGAGGCGCTGATGCTCGGTCTGATGCTAGTCGGCGCCGAGTTTGCGTTGCGCGGCATCGAAGCGCCGCAGCTGTGGCCGCCAACATGGCGGTCCTGGCGCCGGTTGGGTCCCGACTGGGAGCCGTTGGGCATGCTGCTCGCCGGCTCGGTGCTGATCACGCTGTCCTCCCAGGTGAAGCTGCCCTCGTTGCTGGCGCTGGGCTTCGTCACGATGGCGCTGGCTTACCGTTGCGGGGCCAACCTGCGCGCATTTGTGCTGGCCGGCGGCGGCATGGGAGCGCTATCGCTGGCGGTAATGGGCCTGGTGGGCTGGGCCAGCGGGCTCGGGTTCGGCTGGGTGTTCACCCTCGGGACCGCCAACGTCGTGCGGAGCTGGATGTCGCCGCCCACGCTGCTGGCGCTGGCCACCGGCCAGGCCGGCATTCTGCTGGGCCTGGGCGATCACACCACCGCCGTGCTGGCGCTGACCCGGTTCATCGGCGTGCTGATCATCATGGTGCTGGTCACCTGGCTGCTGCTGGCCGTCTTCCGCGGCCGGCTGCACCCGATCGGCGGCCTGGGCGTCGCGTTGGGCATCTGCGTGCTGCTGTTTCCGGTGGTGCAACCCTGGTATCTGCTGTGGCCGATCATTCCGCTGGCCTGCTGGGCCACCCGGCCCGGCTTCCGCGTCGCCGTCATCGTGATCACCCTGGTCGTCGGCATCTTCGGTCCCACCGCCAACGGCGACCGGTTCGCGCTGTTCCAGATCCTGGATGCCACCCTGGCCAGCGCCGTCGTGGTGGCTGTGCTGATCGCGTTGACCTACACCCGGCTGCCGTGGCGGCCGCTGCTGCCCCCCACGCTGGAAATGGGCCCCGCCGAAGCGGTGGTCGATGACGAGGCGGCGCCGACTCCCGGAGCCACCCCTCGATCCGAGTCGGCACCCGGCGCCTACGCTGACTCGACGTGAGTTCGGGCCCCCCAACACCCCCTGCCCCCGCAACAGTGGTGCGGCTGCGCGGGGTGAGCAAGCACTACGGGTCGGGTGCGACCGTCTGTAAGGCCGTCTCCGACCTCAACCTGGATGTGCACGCCGCCGAGGTGCTGGCCCTGTTGGGGCCCAACGGCGCCGGCAAGACGACGACGGTCGAGATGTGCGAGGGCTTCGTCCGTCCAGACGCCGGAACGATCGAGGTGCTCGGCCTGGATCCGGTCGCCGACAATGCGCGACTACGCGCCCGCATCGGGGTGATGCTGCAGGGTGGTGGCGGCTACCCCGCAGCGCGTGCCGGGGAGATGCTCGATCTGGTCGCCTCCTACGCCGCCGACCCGTTAGATCCGAGCTGGCTGCTGTCCACTCTGGGTCTGACCGATGCCGCGCGCACCACTTATCGGCGGCTCTCCGGCGGCCAGCAGCAACGCCTCGCCCTGGCCTGCGCGCTGGTCGGCCGCCCCGAACTGGTTTTCCTGGACGAACCCACCGCGGGCATGGACGCGCACGCCCGGCTGCTGGTGTGGGAACTGATCGATGCCCTGCGCCGCGACGGGGTGACGGTGGTGCTGACCACCCACCAGCTCAAGGAGGCCGAGGAACTCGCCGACCGGATCGTCATCATCGACCGCGGCGAAACCGTCGCGGCCGGCACCCCGGCGGAGCTGACCCGCTCCGGCGCCAAAGACCAGGTGCGATTCACCGCACCGCCGCGGCTGGACCTCTCGCTGCTGGCGTCGGCCCTGCCCGAGGACTACAAGACCACCGAGGTGACCCCGGGCGAGTACCTGGTCGAGGGACCGGTCGACCCGCAGGTGCTGGCGACGGTGACGGCGTGGTGCGCCCAGATCGATGTGCTGGCAACGGATCTGCGCGTCGAACAACGCAGCCTCGAGGATGTGTTCTTGGACCTCACCGGCAGGAAGTTGCGACCGTGACCGACAGCTTCGCCCCGCTGTTCCCGGCGGGCACCTTCACCCCGGATCCGCGCCCCAATGCGGTACCGAAGATGCTGGCCGCGCAATTCGGGCTGGAGCTGAAGTTGTTGCTGCGCAACGGCGAACAACTGCTGCTGACCATGTTCATCCCGATCACGCTGCT
This Mycobacterium simiae DNA region includes the following protein-coding sequences:
- the mptB gene encoding polyprenol phosphomannose-dependent alpha 1,6 mannosyltransferase MptB, which gives rise to MAARQHTLSSSIASLHGDEQAVGSPLNETELTALARTRLFGATGTVLMGIGALGAGARPVVQDPTFGVRLLNLPSRIQTVSLTMTTVGAVMMTLAWLMLGRFALGKRQMSRGELDRTLLLWMLPLLIAPPMYSKDVYSYLAQSQISLEGLDPYQVGPASGLGLGHVFTLSVPSVWRETPAPYGPLFLWIGRGISALTGENIVAAVLCHRLVVLAGVAMIVWATPRLARRCGVAEVSALWLGVANPLLLMHLVAGIHNEALMLGLMLVGAEFALRGIEAPQLWPPTWRSWRRLGPDWEPLGMLLAGSVLITLSSQVKLPSLLALGFVTMALAYRCGANLRAFVLAGGGMGALSLAVMGLVGWASGLGFGWVFTLGTANVVRSWMSPPTLLALATGQAGILLGLGDHTTAVLALTRFIGVLIIMVLVTWLLLAVFRGRLHPIGGLGVALGICVLLFPVVQPWYLLWPIIPLACWATRPGFRVAVIVITLVVGIFGPTANGDRFALFQILDATLASAVVVAVLIALTYTRLPWRPLLPPTLEMGPAEAVVDDEAAPTPGATPRSESAPGAYADST
- a CDS encoding ABC transporter ATP-binding protein, translating into MSSGPPTPPAPATVVRLRGVSKHYGSGATVCKAVSDLNLDVHAAEVLALLGPNGAGKTTTVEMCEGFVRPDAGTIEVLGLDPVADNARLRARIGVMLQGGGGYPAARAGEMLDLVASYAADPLDPSWLLSTLGLTDAARTTYRRLSGGQQQRLALACALVGRPELVFLDEPTAGMDAHARLLVWELIDALRRDGVTVVLTTHQLKEAEELADRIVIIDRGETVAAGTPAELTRSGAKDQVRFTAPPRLDLSLLASALPEDYKTTEVTPGEYLVEGPVDPQVLATVTAWCAQIDVLATDLRVEQRSLEDVFLDLTGRKLRP